TCCAGTTGCAGCTTGCGCGCCCACGCAAACTCTGTCGCCAGAATCCCCAGCCCGATCGGAACCAGGATCACCGGCCCCGGCCCCGGCAGCGGCGCGATGATGATCCCGAAAATGATCACCGCCGTCCCCGCGATCAGGATCCACAGCCGCTTGCTGTTTCTCCGCAGCAACTCGACCGCCGCGGCTCCGCCTGCCAAAGCTGTTCGGATGCGCGTCTCAAAGATCCCATAGATCAGCAGGCACGCGAGTAGTGCCAGCAGAATGACCGCGATCCAGAATGACGGCGTGTGGATATCAACGGGCTTCCTGACCGGTGTTGTTTGAAGGATCAGAAAAGACATCCGCACTTCTATCTCGGAATTGCGGAAGTCGTCTTCCGCGGGTGGTGGATGTGGGGCTGGGCTGAATCGGTGTGGCTTGAGATGCGTTGAGTAGTTCGGGGTGAAAGTAGGGGGTGGGTTCGTTG
The DNA window shown above is from Phycisphaeraceae bacterium and carries:
- a CDS encoding PGPGW domain-containing protein, with the translated sequence MSFLILQTTPVRKPVDIHTPSFWIAVILLALLACLLIYGIFETRIRTALAGGAAAVELLRRNSKRLWILIAGTAVIIFGIIIAPLPGPGPVILVPIGLGILATEFAWARKLQLELRRRASPFENATRNVASRTPRWVVIPALLLYWCIPAALTSFTLLHAGAIWSVAAAFFAPFLLWAWMVFRGQRVANAAVARAE